In one Streptomyces sp. NBC_01288 genomic region, the following are encoded:
- a CDS encoding family 2A encapsulin nanocompartment cargo protein cysteine desulfurase has translation MTTPPTTGDEAAPAWLPDEETLSRMAGEFFRALPGQPADTEAPAFDGRPEWPTPTGLPLADSSPTASAPTASAGPSAAQSAPSVPAGPPAPAPFPAQPAGAPTADLAQAVPTGLPAAESALAVSTAVPTADPLPPVPTGLPSMDPPPPAPTAGMSPPSGPPPTSAPATFMASPYAVGAPGAAGSTPESPVPPGPPPAPSPAAPARLPDPGPYYFLTEAPGYPAQAPELPGFGHLGLPPLPEVMSPTATTAPYYFVEEPDASGVPSDLRLDPHPAFDVQAVRRDFPILSELVNGRPLIWLDNAATTQKPQAVIDRLVEFYSRENSNIHRAAHELAARATDAYEGARKTVARFVGAGSAEEIVFVRGTTEAINLVAKAWGPAHIRAGDEIVLSHLEHHANIVPWQMLAEQTGAVIKVIPVDDSGQLLLDRYTALLSERTKLVAVTQMSNALGTVVPVEQIIELGHRAGARVLVDAAQSVPHLPIDVRALDADFLVFSGHKLFGPTGIGVLYGKREVLEDMPPWEGGGNMITDVTFEKSSFQPPPGRFEAGTGNIADAVGLAAAIDYVERIGLPNIAAYEHTLVEHATEGLRGVPGLRLVGTAPNKASIVSFVLDGYEPAEVGTALNEEGIAVRSGHHCAQPILRRYGLEATVRPSFAFYNTHGEVDTLIAAVHRLADRRGGHR, from the coding sequence ATGACCACGCCCCCGACTACCGGTGACGAAGCCGCCCCCGCGTGGCTGCCGGACGAGGAGACGCTGAGCCGGATGGCCGGGGAGTTCTTCCGAGCACTCCCCGGGCAACCGGCGGACACGGAGGCCCCGGCCTTCGACGGCCGGCCGGAATGGCCGACGCCCACCGGCCTGCCGCTCGCGGACTCTTCTCCTACGGCTTCTGCTCCTACGGCGTCTGCGGGGCCGTCGGCTGCGCAGTCCGCTCCCTCGGTGCCCGCCGGTCCGCCGGCCCCGGCCCCGTTCCCTGCCCAGCCGGCCGGAGCGCCGACGGCTGATCTCGCGCAGGCGGTGCCCACCGGCCTGCCTGCTGCCGAATCCGCTCTCGCGGTGTCCACCGCCGTGCCGACCGCGGACCCGCTTCCTCCGGTGCCGACCGGCCTCCCGTCCATGGACCCGCCGCCCCCGGCGCCGACCGCCGGAATGAGCCCGCCGTCCGGGCCGCCACCGACCAGCGCCCCGGCCACGTTCATGGCCAGCCCCTATGCCGTGGGTGCGCCCGGCGCCGCCGGATCCACTCCGGAGTCACCGGTCCCGCCGGGACCGCCGCCCGCCCCATCGCCGGCCGCACCGGCCCGACTCCCGGACCCCGGGCCGTACTACTTCCTCACCGAGGCACCCGGGTACCCCGCTCAGGCGCCGGAGCTTCCCGGTTTCGGGCACCTCGGGCTGCCGCCGCTTCCCGAGGTGATGTCACCGACCGCGACGACCGCGCCGTACTACTTCGTCGAGGAACCCGACGCGTCCGGCGTGCCGTCGGATCTGCGGCTCGACCCGCACCCGGCCTTCGACGTGCAGGCGGTCCGCCGGGACTTCCCGATCCTGTCCGAGCTGGTCAACGGGCGTCCGCTGATCTGGCTCGACAACGCCGCCACCACGCAGAAGCCGCAGGCGGTGATCGACCGGCTGGTCGAGTTCTACTCGCGGGAGAACTCCAACATCCACCGGGCGGCGCACGAGCTGGCCGCCCGGGCGACGGACGCCTACGAGGGCGCCAGGAAGACCGTCGCGCGGTTCGTCGGGGCCGGTTCCGCCGAGGAGATCGTGTTCGTCCGGGGCACCACCGAGGCGATCAACCTGGTCGCCAAGGCGTGGGGTCCCGCGCACATCCGCGCGGGCGACGAGATCGTGCTCTCCCATCTGGAGCACCACGCCAACATCGTGCCCTGGCAGATGCTGGCGGAGCAGACCGGCGCCGTGATCAAGGTGATCCCGGTCGACGACAGCGGCCAGTTGCTGCTCGACCGGTACACCGCGCTCCTGTCGGAGCGGACCAAGCTGGTCGCGGTCACCCAGATGTCCAACGCGCTCGGCACCGTCGTACCGGTCGAGCAGATCATCGAGCTCGGACACCGCGCCGGGGCACGCGTCCTGGTCGATGCCGCGCAGTCGGTCCCGCACCTGCCGATCGACGTCAGGGCGCTGGACGCGGACTTCCTGGTCTTCTCCGGGCACAAGCTGTTCGGGCCGACCGGGATCGGGGTGCTCTACGGCAAACGGGAGGTCCTTGAGGACATGCCTCCGTGGGAGGGCGGCGGCAACATGATCACCGACGTCACCTTCGAGAAGTCCAGCTTCCAGCCGCCGCCGGGTCGCTTCGAGGCCGGCACCGGCAACATCGCCGACGCCGTGGGCCTGGCCGCGGCCATCGACTACGTCGAGCGCATCGGCCTGCCGAACATCGCCGCCTACGAGCACACCCTGGTCGAGCACGCCACGGAAGGCCTGCGCGGTGTGCCCGGGCTCCGGTTGGTCGGCACCGCCCCGAACAAGGCGAGCATCGTGTCGTTCGTCCTCGACGGCTACGAGCCCGCCGAGGTCGGCACCGCGCTCAACGAGGAAGGCATCGCGGTCCGTTCGGGCCACCACTGCGCCCAGCCGATCCTGCGCCGGTACGGACTGGAGGCCACCG
- a CDS encoding family 2A encapsulin nanocompartment shell protein codes for MTTAVNPPSRSMSVSDSAARTLANATKTVPQMSSITPRWLVHLMSWVPVEAGIYRVNKVVHPESVRIECDNYDEAPLPDTFVDYAREPREYRLKAVQTVLDLHTRISDLYSSPHNQTAQQLRLTIEAVKEHQEGELINSPEYGMLASAAETQRISTMTGPPTPDDLDALITKVWKQPAFFLTHPEGIAAFGRECTRRGVPPATVSMFGSQFLTWRGLPIIPSDKVPLENGKTKFILLRTGESRQGVVGLFQPGLSGEQGMGLSVRFMQIDRSAIASYLISLYCSLAVLTEDALAVLDDVEVDKFHDYAPSYR; via the coding sequence ATGACCACGGCTGTGAATCCGCCGTCGCGATCGATGTCGGTGAGCGACAGCGCGGCGCGAACCCTCGCGAACGCGACCAAGACCGTTCCCCAGATGAGCTCCATCACGCCTCGCTGGCTGGTGCATCTGATGTCCTGGGTTCCGGTCGAGGCCGGCATCTACCGGGTGAACAAGGTCGTTCATCCCGAGTCGGTGCGCATCGAATGCGACAACTACGACGAGGCGCCGCTGCCCGACACCTTCGTCGACTACGCGCGGGAACCCCGGGAGTACCGGCTCAAGGCCGTCCAGACGGTCCTGGACCTCCACACCCGGATCTCCGACCTGTACTCCAGCCCGCACAACCAGACGGCGCAGCAACTGCGGCTGACCATCGAGGCGGTGAAGGAGCATCAGGAGGGCGAGCTGATCAACAGCCCGGAGTACGGGATGCTGGCCAGCGCGGCGGAGACGCAGCGGATCTCCACGATGACCGGGCCGCCGACGCCGGACGACCTGGACGCCCTCATCACGAAGGTGTGGAAGCAGCCGGCCTTCTTCCTCACCCACCCCGAGGGGATCGCCGCGTTCGGCAGAGAGTGCACCCGGCGCGGTGTACCGCCGGCCACGGTGAGCATGTTCGGCTCGCAGTTCCTGACCTGGCGCGGACTGCCGATCATCCCGTCGGACAAGGTCCCGCTGGAGAACGGGAAGACGAAGTTCATCCTGCTGCGCACCGGCGAGTCGCGCCAGGGCGTGGTGGGACTGTTCCAGCCCGGGCTCTCGGGCGAGCAGGGGATGGGCCTGTCGGTGCGCTTCATGCAGATCGACCGCAGCGCCATCGCCTCGTACCTGATCTCCCTGTACTGCTCCCTCGCGGTACTCACGGAGGACGCCCTCGCCGTGCTGGACGACGTCGAGGTGGACAAGTTCCATGACTACGCGCCGAGTTACCGGTAG
- a CDS encoding LysR family transcriptional regulator, with translation MIDLSRLRVLVAVAREGSITAAAEALHYAQPSVSHQLAKLEAEVGMPLLQRMGRGIRLTEAGRLLVDRAESILAQVESVHAELDELAGLRTGRVRLAAFPSALATLVPLAAAHVFDRYPGIELTLREAEPPDALNALRNNDVDVALIFEHGDPPQRDRRDTTMTPLLDEPLYVVTPADRSWDGAGTDLATYADTRWIAGCERCREHLVAACGRAGFKPIVEFETDDYVAVQALVAAGLGVSLLPGLTLLANRHPGVRLHRIDGMRRQVAAAVYGKPPASQPAQVLLDALAATLTEPEWPS, from the coding sequence ATGATCGACTTGAGTCGGTTGCGTGTATTGGTCGCCGTCGCCCGCGAGGGTTCGATCACGGCGGCCGCCGAGGCACTGCACTACGCGCAGCCGTCGGTGAGCCATCAACTGGCCAAGCTCGAAGCCGAGGTCGGCATGCCCCTGTTGCAGCGGATGGGGCGCGGTATCCGGCTCACGGAGGCGGGCCGGCTGCTGGTGGACCGCGCCGAGTCGATCCTCGCGCAGGTCGAGTCGGTGCACGCCGAACTGGACGAGCTGGCCGGACTGCGGACCGGCCGGGTCCGACTGGCCGCCTTTCCCTCGGCGTTGGCCACCTTGGTGCCGCTCGCCGCCGCCCATGTCTTCGACCGGTATCCCGGCATCGAGCTGACCTTGCGGGAGGCCGAACCACCGGACGCGCTCAACGCCCTGCGCAACAACGACGTCGACGTGGCGCTGATCTTCGAGCACGGCGACCCGCCCCAGCGCGACCGCCGTGACACCACGATGACACCGCTCCTCGACGAACCGTTGTACGTGGTCACACCGGCCGACCGCTCCTGGGACGGGGCCGGGACCGACCTGGCCACCTATGCCGACACGCGCTGGATCGCCGGGTGCGAACGCTGCCGCGAGCATCTCGTCGCGGCCTGCGGGCGGGCCGGGTTCAAGCCGATCGTCGAGTTCGAGACCGACGACTACGTCGCCGTACAGGCACTCGTCGCGGCCGGACTCGGCGTGAGCCTGCTGCCCGGACTCACCCTCCTCGCCAACAGGCACCCGGGTGTCCGACTCCACCGCATCGACGGCATGCGCAGACAGGTCGCGGCCGCCGTCTACGGCAAACCGCCCGCGTCCCAGCCCGCTCAGGTGCTCCTCGACGCGCTCGCCGCGACCCTCACCGAACCGGAATGGCCGTCCTGA
- a CDS encoding ATP-binding protein yields MIAVEGSSLRAVGWARTLPLDSEVKSARDWARRHLEGLHWTTTAPDTVDAVLLTVSELVTNAHRHAHSSAQLVMTCDDHCLHVSVHDKSADLPTPREASTDRLGGRGMFLVDAVADTWESHPCRHGKSVSACFHVPDAGPSAAGPSVPPQR; encoded by the coding sequence ATGATCGCTGTGGAAGGTTCGTCGCTCCGGGCAGTGGGCTGGGCCCGCACGCTTCCGTTGGACAGCGAAGTGAAATCGGCCCGGGACTGGGCGCGCAGACATCTTGAGGGGCTCCACTGGACCACCACCGCTCCGGACACGGTGGACGCCGTACTGCTCACCGTCTCCGAACTGGTGACCAACGCGCACCGGCACGCCCACAGCAGCGCCCAGTTGGTGATGACGTGCGACGACCACTGCCTGCACGTCTCCGTGCACGACAAGTCCGCCGACCTGCCCACTCCCCGCGAGGCCAGTACGGATCGGCTCGGCGGACGCGGCATGTTCCTCGTGGACGCGGTGGCCGACACCTGGGAGTCGCATCCCTGCCGCCACGGCAAGTCGGTCAGCGCCTGTTTCCACGTACCCGACGCGGGGCCGTCGGCGGCTGGCCCGTCGGTGCCGCCGCAGCGCTGA
- a CDS encoding helix-turn-helix domain-containing protein, whose amino-acid sequence MGSPLGDFIRTTRDSIQPQSLGLPDHGRRRSPGLRRSDLAALAGISVEYLTRIEQGRDRNPSVAVVNALADALGLNPSERDHLRYLTKITGGECSAHTRPAPPRREVRPSVLETLRLLEPGIATVTNRLGDVLAHTSGYEAVTRGTGLLDADTPNLTRYVFTDPRARTFFTDWDDIADEQAFDLWLGPSVENSEWFTTELARVAGPDFTRRLNRHVVPRRGALRLSHPSGYDLRLLRETLELPSDAQQLIVLLPADDSTAQALDHLRHGSHGRLRVIS is encoded by the coding sequence ATGGGTTCGCCGTTGGGGGATTTCATCCGGACCACGCGAGACAGCATCCAGCCGCAGTCGCTGGGACTGCCCGATCACGGCCGCCGCCGGTCACCGGGGCTACGGCGCTCGGATCTCGCCGCGCTGGCCGGCATCAGCGTCGAGTACCTGACCCGTATCGAGCAGGGCCGCGACCGCAATCCCTCGGTGGCGGTGGTCAACGCGCTCGCCGACGCGCTCGGCCTCAACCCGTCGGAGCGCGACCACCTGCGCTACCTCACGAAGATCACCGGCGGCGAATGCTCCGCCCACACGCGACCCGCGCCCCCGCGCCGAGAGGTCCGCCCGTCGGTCCTGGAGACGCTCCGCCTGCTGGAACCGGGCATCGCGACGGTCACCAACCGGCTGGGCGACGTCCTCGCCCACACCAGCGGCTACGAGGCGGTGACGCGCGGAACCGGACTGCTCGACGCGGACACCCCGAACCTCACGCGCTACGTCTTCACGGACCCCCGCGCACGGACGTTCTTCACGGACTGGGACGACATCGCGGACGAGCAGGCCTTCGACCTCTGGCTCGGACCGTCCGTGGAGAACTCCGAGTGGTTCACTACGGAACTCGCACGCGTCGCCGGCCCCGACTTCACCCGCCGCCTGAACCGGCACGTGGTCCCCCGACGCGGGGCGCTCCGCCTCAGCCACCCGTCCGGGTACGACCTCCGACTGCTCCGCGAGACGCTCGAACTCCCCTCGGACGCCCAGCAGTTGATCGTCCTCCTCCCCGCGGACGACAGCACGGCGCAGGCCCTCGACCACCTCCGCCACGGCTCCCACGGGCGCCTTCGGGTCATCTCCTGA